The DNA segment TAAGTGTATGTCAAACCCGAAGGAAATTCGAGAAGTGGTGGAGCCGACGGGATTTGAACCCGCGACCTCATGAGTGCGATTCATGCGCTCTCCCGGACTGAGCTACGGCCCCACGAAAAACAAGAGTAAGTAGTTTATTTCAGGAAATATCACTGTCAAACTTTCAGTGCCGTATAACGCTTCCACTGTATTGTGGAAAGGATTATGTATAATTTTTCTTTTTTGAATAATTGAGGAGATCATGGGATGAATTCCGTTAACATAGGTCTTGTAGGCGCCGGAACCATAGGTTGCGGAGTTTATAAAACGATAAGCGAAAACACAGACATAATAGAAAAAAGAACCGGGATAAAGCTGCGCATAAAAAAAGTGGCCGATATCGACATAAAGAGAAAACGCCCGGTCAAGATCCCGAAAAGGCTTTTCACCACCGACGCGGACGAACTCATAAACGACGAGAGCATCTCTATAATAATAGAGCTTATCGGCGGAACCACGGCGGCGCGCGAACTGGTTCTGGACGCGATACGGAACGGAAAAAACGTCGTAACCGCGAACAAGGCCCTTCTGGCTCACCACGGCGGGGAAATTTTCAGGGAGGCAGCCGCAAACGGAGTTCACGTGGCGTTTGAAGCTAGCGTGGGAGGAGGGATACCTGTAATCAAGGCGGCACATGAAAGCTACGTGGCTAACAATATCCTCTCCATACACGGAATAATGAACGGGACGTGCAACTACATACTTCATAACATGTCGGAGCAGAAAAAAGGGTTTGAGGAAATGCTGCGGCGCGCCCAGGACGAGGGATATGCCGAAGCCGATCCTTCGTTTGACATAGACGGCATTGACGCCGCCCACAAACTCTCGATCCTGATAATGCTTGCCTACGGATTTTTCCCGGAATTCGACGACATATACGTCGAGGGAATAAGAAACATCTCCTCGACCGACATAAGCTTCGCCGAACAGCTCGGCTACAAGATCAAGCTGCTCGCCATAGCCAAGTCGACCGACTCGGGCATACAGGCTGGAGTTTATCCGGCCCTTATAAGAAAAAACACACAGCTTGCCGACGTAAAAGACGCCTTTAATGCAATCCACATCGTGGGAGACAAGGTAGGTCCGACAATGCTTTATGGAATGGGGGCCGGGATGCTCCCGACGGCAAGCGCTGTCGTGGGCGATCTGGTTTCAATAGCCAAAACCGTTCAGAACGGCTCGCAGGCTGCTCCTCCCATGCTTTATTCCGAGGATGCCGGACACAGGTCTCTTGTCGGCACCGACCGCCTTGCGGGACGCTACTACCTTAGATTCCAAGTTGAAGATAAGCCTGGCACTCTCGGGAAGATAACTACGGTTCTCGGGAAGTGCGGAATAAGCATAGAGTCCATAATACAGCAGACAAGAGAAACAAACGGCGGGGAAGTTCCCATCATAATAATGACCCATGAGTCGAGCGAGAAAAGCCTTAGAAAAGCGCTTGGGAGAGTAGAAAAATCCATGACGTCCGTTGCCGACGCGATTTTCATAAGGATTGAGGAGATATGAGAGAACAGGCGGCTGTAACCGCGAGAAAGATAATTACGGGCATAGAGCGGCAGGAACATCCGACGTTCTACAAGGATCTTCTGGATTCGCTTCCCGAGGGAGTGATAGTAGCTGACGGGGATCTCAATATAATTTCCGTTAACGAACCGTCTGAAACCATACTCAATATCTCAAGGCGAAAAACCGTCGGAAAGCATATATCCAGATTTCTGCCTGAAGAAATAACCAACCTCTGCACCAGGGCGGTGAAAGAGGAAAGGGTTATGCAGGAAAACGACCTGCTTTTCCGCATATCAAAGGACTCGTCGATCAACGTGGAATGCACGGCATCTCCCATACACGGAAACGACGGGAAAATGAGCGGACTCGTAATACAGATAAGAAACACGGAAAAGATGAACATGATGTCCATCATCAGCAGGAACTGTAGCCTTGAAGAAAATTACGAGACCCTGGTAAGAGGACTTGCGCACGAAATCAGAAATCCACTCAGCGGGATAAAGGGAGCAGCACAGCTTCTAAAAGGCACGTTGTCGAAAACGGAGAAAAACCGGTGTTCCAAGATAATAATAAACGAAGTAGAGAGACTGAAAGACCTGGTCGACAGGCTCGTCAAACCCTCATCTGTATCAACGCAGCATCTGATGTCTGTGGATATAAATGAGATTTTGATTGACATAATATTTCTCGAATCGAATCTTCATAAGAACATAGAGTTCAAGCACAAGCTCGACATTACCATTCCTCCCATACCCGGGGACTACAACTCTCTCAAACAGGTGTTCATAAACATCATCCAAAACGCCGTGAGCTCGATCAAGAGCGACGGGCAGATAACGGTCAGCACGAGATGGGTGACGGATTACAAGATACGTAATAAACACACTGTCATGATATCGGTAAAGGACAATGGAAGCGGCATACAGAAAAAAAACCTGAAAAAAATATTCACCCCGTTTTTTTCAAGCAAAAAGAAGGGAACCGGGCTTGGTCTTTTCATATCGAACCAAGTAATAGCCAAATACGGAGGAATAATTACCGCGGAGAGCTGGGAGGGAAAAGGCTCCGAATTCAAGATACAGCTTCCGGCAAGCTAGCGAATCATCCGCTCCTCGCCGCTCCGGGAAAAACAATGTAGCGCACAACGCGCCTACTAGAGGAATCAGATCATGAAAGACCGTATTCTGGTAGCCGACGACGAAGAAGACATCAGGTGGATACTCGAGACATCCCTTAAGAAATCGGGATTTGAAGTCGAGTGTGCGGAAAACGGAGAGGATGCCGTCCGAAAGGCCCGCGAGGAGGCGTATTCCCTGATTCTCCTTGACATAAACATGCCGGATATGAACGGGTTTGAGGTTCTCTCCCAGCTTAGAGACAGGGGAATTGACTCTCCCATAATATTCATAACCGCGCAAAATACCGTCAGTAACGCCATAGATTCAATGCAGCTCGGCGCCTATGATTACCTGACCAAACCATTTGATCTCGAAGAGGTGAAACTCTTTGCCGAGCGGGCGATAAAAAGCTACGATGCGGGAAGAAAAATAAGGCTGTCCGAAGATGCCGAGGAAAACATATCGTTTGAGGAAATAGTCGGCAGTTCGCCCGACATGCTAAACGTATACAAGATCATCGGCCGCACCGCCTCCAAGAACATCACAGTGCTTATATCGGGAGAAAGCGGCACGGGAAAAGAACTTATCGCAAGGGCGATACACTATAACAGCCCGAGAAGAAAAAAAAGGCTCGTGTCCGTAAACATATCCGCAATCCCCAAGGAACTTATGGAGAGCGAGCTGTTCGGATACGAAAAAGGAGCGTTCACGGGTGCCGCGGCCTTGAAGAAGGGAAGATTCGAGGAAGCCGACGGGGGAACCCTCCACATAGATGAAATAGGGGAACTTTCAACCGACTTGCAGTCAAAACTCCTAAGAGCCATCGAGGAGAAGCAGATCTACCGGCTCGGAAGCGAAAAACCAGTCCCGGTTGACCCCAGGATAATCGCGAGCACGAATAAGAACCTAAGAGATGCCGTCGCGGAAGGCTCTTTCAGAGAGGACCTGTTCTACAGACTCAACGTCATAAGCATAAACCTTCCTCCCCTGAGAAAAAGAAAAGAAGATATAAGCGAACTGCTCAAGCATTTTCTGAAGAAGTACTCCGCGGAACTCGGCACCGAGAAAAAGGTCTTCTCCAGCGAAGCGGAGCAGTTACTGATTACCCACAACTGGCCCGGAAACGTAAGAGAGCTTGAAAACACCATAAAACGCCTCTTGGTCCTAAGCCCCGATAGCATAATAAGTGCGAAGGAGACAAAAGACGCCATGGATTCGCAAACCAGCTACGGGGAAACTGAAACAATGGAGAGGAAAACCGAAGAACTTGTCCGAGTTATGGTAGAAAATTCGGACTTCTCGCTGCAGAACGTCCACGAGCAGGTAATCGGCAGAGTTGAAAAACAGTTAATCCAAACAGTTCTCGCGAAAACTGGCGGAAACATGAAGCAGGCGGCAGCTATACTGGGAATAAACAGGAACACGCTTTCAAAAAAGATAAACGACCTGGGAATAGAAAAGGGTTAAAGACTAATAGCCGAGCTTTCTCAAAGCGTCGCGGGCCGCGGACTGCTCGGACTGCCTTTTACTGCTGCCTTTTCCCCTACCCCTCAGGTCGGAAGGAATTGTGACCTCTACGGTGAAAGTCCTTTCATGCGGAGGACCCTCCTCGCTTAAGATTCTGTACTCAGGAGTCTGTCCAAAGATGCTCTGGGAAACTTCCTGAAGCTCGGTTTTGCTGTCGCGTGGGAAGTCGTTTTCCTCAATAGCGTCCCGAAACAACCCAGAGACCACCTCGAAAGTTTTCTCGTAGCCCGCGTCAAGATACAACGCACCTATAAGCGCCTCAAAAGCGTTTGCGTTATTTGACTCCCTTTTCCTTCCCCCAGTGTTCTCCTCTCCTTTCCCAAGCCTCATCTGTTTTCCCAAGCCAGTCGTCTCGGCGTATCTCGCGAAATTCGCGCCGCTTACCACTCGACTTCTGACCTTGGAGAGATCTCCCTCAGTGTGCGAAGGGTATTTTTCATAAAGAAGCACACTCACCATGCATCCCAGCAGGGCGTCTCCGAGAAACTCAAGTCTCTCGTTGCTAGGGCACGAGAACTCATTTGCGTATGAACTGTGGGTAAGAGCAGTTTCAAGCAGTGAGCGGTCTTTGAACTTGTAGCCAAGTTTCTGTTCGATCATTGGGGAAAAATATCATTAACGACATTTAAAATCAATCTGCCCGCCGCGGTGTCTAAATTTTAAGATTCTATGCACAATAAACGTGCATCTTTGGAAAAACGAAAAATCTTTCTTGGGGGAAAAAGAGATTTTTTTGTAAACGAAAATATAAATTGCGAAGCTGGCAGATTCTAAGAATATTGAATGATAATACGGAGTTGCAAAACGAAAAACTTTCCCTTCGCAAAAGAAACAGTTATTTTATACGCCGGTTTGGGTAATCAGTTCACTTCAAAGCGAAAGAAATGGTATATTTCTTGATACTTTAATGTAGATGAATAAATACGCGTAGGAGGATTTTATTACCATGAAGAAGATAGAGGCCATTATCAAACCGTTCAAACTGGAGGACGTTAAGGAGGCTCTCAGAGAAATAGGGATTCAGGGTCTGACAGTTGTCGAGGTAAAGGGGTTCGGCCGTCAGAAAGGTCATACGGAGCTTTACAGGGGTGCAGAATACGTCATCGATTTTCTCCCTAAAATAAAGCTGGAAATAGTAGTTTCCGACGATATGGTCTCCAAGGTAATCGAGACCATAAGAGAAAGCGCGAAAACCGGCAAGATAGGAGACGGAAAGATATTTATCTTCCCAGCCGAGGACGTAGTGAGAATCAGAACTGGAGAAAGAGGCGAGGATGCTATATAATTAGCGCTCGTACCAAATAATTTCTTTCTGAAAACAATCGCATTAAGGAGGATAATTGATCATGCCTACTGACAGCAAGTCAGGTCAGCCGGTTATTCCAAAAAAGCCGGCTGAACTAATAAAGTTCATAAAAAATTACGAGATTGAGTTTGTTGATCTCAGGTTTCTTGATTTTATAGGAATGTGGCAGCACTTCACTATACCGGCGGAGGAAGTTGACAAGTCATTTTTTGAAAACGGCCTTGGTTTTGACGGTTCAAGCATCAGGGGCTGGCAGGCTATTAACACAAGCGACATGTTGATTATGCCAGACCCAACCACCTGCAAGCGCGATCCTTTCATGCAGGCCGAGACTCTCGCCATAATATGTAATATTGAAGACCCCATAACAAGGGAGCCCTACACGAGAGACCCGAGAAACATAGCGATGAAAGCTATTTCTTTCATGCAGGGCACGAAGGTCGCGGACACCGCTTACTTTGGTCCCGAGCTGGAATTTTTCATTCTTGACGATGTCAGATACGATCAGAGTCCGCGTGGCGGATACTACTTCATAGATTCGGAGGAAGGCATCTGGAATTCTGGGGCCGACGAACAGCCGAACCTCGGTCACAAGCTCAGGCACAAGGAAGGCTACTTTCCAACTCCTCCTTCAGACAGCATGCACGACATACGTTCCGAAATGGTAAGCGTGCTTCTGAGCCTCGGTATTTCAGTTGAGGCCCATCACCATGAAGTCGCGACGGCAGGGCAGGCGGAGATTGACATGCGTTTCGCTCCTCTGGTCCAGATGGGAGACAATATGAAATGGTATAAGTATGTGGTAAAGAACGTTGCCCGGGAACATGGGAAAACAGCCACTTTCATGCCAAAGCCCGTCTTTGACGATAACGGTTCCGGAATGCACATTCACCAGTCTCTGTGGAAAAACGGAAAACCTCTTTTCGCCGGAAAGGGATATGCTGGACTGAGCGACCTTGCAATGTATTATGTGGGTGGAGTTCTAAAGCACGCAAGAGCCATATGCGCATTTAGCAACCCGATAACGAACTCCTACAGGAGGCTCGTTCCTGGGTTTGAAGCTCCCGTGAATCTTGCTTACTCCGCGAGAAACAGAAGCGCTGCGGTAAGAATCCCCATGTATTCTCCTAACCCAAAGGCAAAGAGAATCGAGACCCGGTTTCCGGATCCCTCGTGCAATGGTTATCTAACGTTTTCTGCTTTGTTGATGGCCGGACTCGACGGAATCGAAAACAAGATTAAGCCGGGAGACCCGCTGGACAAGGATATTTACGCACTGGGACCCGAGGAACTGAGTAACATCCCCTCCGTACCAGGTTCGCTCGAAGAGGCCGTAAAAGCCCTTGAAGAGGATCACGAGTTCCTGCTTAAAGGAGACGTGTTCACTGAAGACGTAATAGAGACATGGATTGACTACAAAACGGAAAACGAGATCAACCCGATCAGACTAAGACCCGTACCGTACGAGTTCACACTTTATTACGACGTGTAAAAAAGGAAAAAACAGATAAGAAAAAAGGGGTGCTTTCTCGGAAGGCACCCCTTTTTTTATGCTCTGCCGAAGGGGGGAGTCGAACCCCCACGGGCGCAATGCCCACAGGATCCTGAATCCTGCGCGTCTACCAATTCCGCCACTTCGGCTTTTATCTTTCTCTCCAGGATACAACGGTCGGATATGAATTCTTCTTTTTCAGGTTTTTGCGGATGACGGCTCGAATCTGTCTTGACACCGGAATTTCTCTTCCCACCATGCCGGTGGAGACGGCGGTATAAACATCGCTTTTCCCGCCTTTAAGAACCACGCCCGAAATACCGGAACTTATTTTCAGACTGGAATCCACTTTCTTCAAGATCTTCTTGGTCTCACTAGCCGATATGATCCTCTTGGTGCTCCTGCGTGTTACTATCTCGTCGGCCATTCTCCGCACAACGCTGTCTTTTATCTCTCGGTAATCGCTCTGTCTCTCGTTGACCGAGACCCCAGCGGCCTTGATAGTAGACATTATCACCGTCTCCGGAGCGGTGCTGAAATTCACCTGCTTGTCCTTAGGATACACGGTCAGATAGTCCTTGACCTTGAAAAAGAAATCCTTATCCATCCCCTGAATCATCCTAATTTCCTCAACGCTGTCAAGCAGCCCGTCTTTGATATAATAGGGGTTTTCAAGTCCCGCGTAATAAGCTGCGGTGGCACCATCGGGATCCTGATCGTTTCCAGCGCCTTGCACCGCTCCGTCAAGCCAGTTTACAAGGCTTGCCACGAAAAGATCGGCTTTCTCCGTCTCCACACCGAGAAAGCGGAAAAGTTCATTTAGCTGCGTGCGGACCTGGAAATCCACCCGGTTTGATTTCTGGTCCACAAGAGCGTTGAGGTTGACTCTTGATCTCTCATCTATCACCTCAAGGGATATGTTTCCGTCTCCAATGGGGAAGGAGCTGATGGAAAGACTCCATCCGCCGGCACCGTTCTGCGACTTTATTGCCTGGGCTAGCACTCCCTTGATTACGGGAATATCCTCAAGCGTTTTCTTTCTCAGCACGCCTTGTACGACCCTCACCCCCGATTTCGCTATATGTCTTGCCTGGACGTCGCTTGAGCTGTTCGCGGAGATCTCGTAGCTCACGCGGGTTGAATATATGAAGTCAATAACGATCGTGGAGAGTATGGCGATCGTTATGACGACAATAACAAGGACTATACCTCTCTGCGCTGTTTTCGAATCTGCTCTCCGCATCAGTCAGCCACCGGTATGGCAACAATCATGGAATGGACTTCTTCCTGTCCTCGGTCCCCCACCAAAACGATCTGGATCTGAACGGCTCCGGGAAATCCTCGCATTACTGACGAATCCCACTCCCATACTCTCTGCTCACTCGCCGAGTTCAGGGACCGCCCGCTAAGGAAATTCACCCGGAAACTCAGCACCCTCTCCGAAAGTGGGTACGCGGCTCCGGCCTCATCGTTTCCGATCCAGTAATTATCCTTCCTCATAAGGGCGAACATATTTTCGCGCTCGCCGCGGAGCGGAAGCACGTAATAGGATATCTCACTCTGACCGGACTGGGTGGAATAATGCGTTGGGTCCTTTGCAAAAGAAGTAAAGACAATCCTGCTATTCTCCCCTTCAAGCCTCCCGGTAAAATAGCGGTAGGTGGAGGAAGAAGTCCCGGCGTTGATATTCCCCCGGGGAAACGCATTCACCAAGTCGTGGCGCATCTTGAGCAGGATGGTGTTTGTCTCCTGGATCAGTTCGTTTTCCGTCTCCACTCTGCGTTTGGCGGTTATTAGCTGGGAAAAAGAACTATAGAGCATCGTAAGCACGATGACCGTTATAGTGACGGCGATAAGAACCTCTATAAGGGTAAAGCCGCTTTTGTCATCCCGAATCGACGAAGTTGATTTCATAGCTTTCCTCCCCGTCATCCCAGGTTATAAGAATATTTACGATGTTCATTTTCGCTTCGAACTGCGGCAGGTTGTAAGGAACGACCACGATATGCCACTCAAAGCCCGGATGGTTATCAAACTTTCCGCTTCTCTTCGACGCGGAGGGAAGCCCCTCGGCGTCAATCCGGGAAGCTATCTCGTCAGCAAGGCTCGTGGCTATGAGATAGTTTGTGGATCTTGTGGCAATATTTATATTGTGACCCACAATGCCGAGTATGGACACCATCGCGAAGGCAAGCAACCCCACAGCAACCATGACTTCAAGCAGCGTGAATCCGCAAATGCCGTTTTTCCAGGTTCTCATTCCGTTTTTCTCCTACTGCTCCGTCACGCTTTGAAGCCGGTTGTTAAACTCGACGTACCTGTCAAAAACTTTCGTAGCCCCCGTATAGGGATTAGTTGAAAGCGTGAAGAAATTGTCCTCACCGGTTCTCAGGTGAATAACCGCTGAGTCGACAATCCCAGTTGGCAGAAAAAGTATAAACGCGTCCCTTCCCGAACCGACTTTCCCTTGAGTTCTCTCTGTTTGTATGTCGTTGAAAAAAACTCCGTTGGGAAGATTCCTGCGGCCGTATCCGGAATCCTCTCGCGCCTGAAACTGGTTTCCCTCAAGAACCTCCGCCCAGTACTCCCCGGCGTCAATATCGAAAGAAAGCTTATATATCCGCTTTTCAAAGATGGACCTGCTGTAAAGATATCTTATTGTCGTTACAAGCCCTCTTGAAGCGCTGCGCAGGTTCATGTCATCTGTCTTGAAGACCCTCGGCATCGCCACGGAGAAAAAAGCTCCGAGCAGAAAAACAACCACCATGAGTTCAATTAATGTAAAACCTGCGGATTTTCTTCTCATCTGTCTCTGCTGGACAGATCGTCGTCTGAATTCCCCACCCCGTCGGGGCCATTAGACCTTATATAGTACAGTCCGTCCTCGGTCTGGTCGGTCCCGAAATATACAAACTCGTTTCCCCAAGGATCAAGCGGCACGCCTGCGGATTCCAGATAACGCCTCCACCTCCTGGCTTCCCTGCCAACCGTTACGGGTTCGACCAGAGCGCGTAATCCCTGCTGGGTTTCGGGATAAAAACCGTTATCAAACTTAAACAGCTGGAGCGCCTGCTCAAACTGCCTGATCTGAATCATGGCCTGTTTTTCCTTTGCCCTCTCCCCCTGACCTATCACGTTGGTGCCTACTATGTAGGCAAGCCCTGCTATGATAAGCACGACCACCATAATTTCAATCAGAGTAAATCCCATCTGGGATCTCATTTTCTCTACCTCCTGTTCAGTTTATTACCGAAGTTAGATTCAACACTGGTAAAAGTATAGCAAAGACTATAAAACCCATCACAACGCCCATAATCAGTATCATTACCGGTTCAAGAAGAGAAGTCAGAGTGGAAAGCATGCCATCGACCTCGGTGTCGTACATATCAGCCACTTTCGAGAGCATGTCTTCAATTTTGCCGGCCTCCTCCCCCACAGATACCATTCTCACTACAAGGGGCGGAAAAATCCCGGTCTGTCCAAGAGAGGACCCGAATGCCGCTCCTTCCGCCACCTTGACCCGGACATCCTTGATATTTTCAACGTAAAGACTGTTTCCCAAGACCGATTCGCTCACCTTAACCGACTCAAGAAGAGGAATACCGCTTGAAAGCAACGTTGAGAGCGTCCTTGTAAAACGGGAAATCATTACTTTTGAAGACATTTTCCCGAACACCGGTACCCTCAGGGAAAACCTGTCGTATACTTTTTTTCCGGAAGGCGTTTTTACGTATCTGTGCGCAAAAAAGAATACGACGGCCATAAAAACCAGAATCAGGGCGAAATTTTCCCTTAGAAAATCGCTTGCCCCTATGAGCACTACTGTAACAAAGGGCAGAGCCTTGTTGCTGGCCTCGAATATATCGGCGACTTTGGGAATTACAAAAGTCATCATGAAAACAAGCACCCCAAGCCCAACGATAAACATTATCGCCGGATATATCATTGCGCCCCTTATCTTCGAATTGAGTTCCTGCTGCTTTTCAAGAAAATCCGCGAGACGGTCAAGTACGACGTCAAGAGTTCCGCTCGCCTCACCCGCGCGGACCATGCTCACATAAAGATCGGAAAAAACGTTTTTATGCTCCTCGAGCGCAACATGGAGAGAACTGCCTTCACTCACTCGGCTTCGCACCTGGGAGAGAATCTCCTTAAGCTTCTGATCATCTGTCTGCTCGTAGAGAGCCACAAGCGACGTTTCAAGAGGAAGACCGGAAGAAACCAGAGTGGAGAACTGTCTCGTCATGACGGCAAGCTCCGAGGTGCTTACCCCGGTCCACGGAAGGCTTATAGACGAGCGGCGAGACCCGGTCGCTTCCTTTATGGAAGAGAGATAGACCCCTCCTTTTCTTAGCTTGTCGCTTGCGATCTTGACCGATTCCGCGCTTATAACACCCCTTACCGATTCGCCCTTGTCGTTAATGGCTTTATAGTTGTAAACAGGCATTTCCAGATACCGATGTTAAGGATAACCGTGGACTAGGTCTCCGCCAGTTCCTCTTCAGTGACCCTGAGCACTTCGTCAATCGACGTTATGCCTTTCGCAACTTTGTCGGCACCGTCCATTCTCAGGGTGACGAGTCCGTTTCTCAGGGCCTTTTCCTTAAGCGTGGCCGAATCCGGGTGGGTCAGGACAGTGTTTTTAAGTTCGTCATCAATAAGAAGTATCTCGAAAATCGCTATTCTCCCGGAGAACCCCGTCCCCATGCACTCCTGGCACCCCTTGGCTCTGTAGATCTTTCCTTCGGGACAAGACTCGCGCGCTAGCCCAATACGGCTAAGCTCCTCATCAATCGGTACGTACTGTTCCTTGCACTGCTCGCAAAGAATCCTGACAAGTCTCTGGGCTATGACCGCCGAGAGGGTCGAAGCTATGAGAAAGGACTCCACTCCCATGTCGGCAAGCCTGGTCACGGCGCTTACCGAATCGTTGGTATGAAGCGTGGAGAATACGAGGTGTCCGGTAAGAGAGGCATTCATGGAAATATCGGCGGTTTCCCTGTCCCTTATTTCCCCCACCAGTATAACGTCGGGATCCTGTCTCAGTATTGAGCGAAGTCCGTTTGCGAACGTAAGATCGACCTTGGTGTTGACCTGTATCTGGTTGATCCCCTGTATCTGGTATTCAACCGGATCCTCTACGGTAATTATCTTCTTGTCGGGAAGATTGATTCTCTGCAGGGCGGCATAAAGACTCGTCGTCTTGCCGCTTCCCGTGGGTCCCGTAACGAGTATGATCCCATGGGGACGCTGGGTAAGAGATTCCACAAGTTCAAGCTTCTTGCCTTCAAGGCCCAGCTGCTCGAAGCTCATAAGCACTGAAGACCTGTAAAGCAGCCTCATCACCACGCTTTCTCCCCACGAAGTGGGAACGGTCGAGACCCTTACGTCTATATCTCTTCCCCCAATCTTAAGCCTTATGCTTCCGTCCTGGGGCTTTCTTTTCTCCGCTATGTCAAGCTCGGACATGATCTTCACGCGCGAAATTACCGAAGACTGCACCGTCTTCGGAACTTTCGTCACGTCGTGCAGAATGCCGTCCTTTCTGAACCGGACCAGCACCTCTTTCTCGAAACACTCTATGTGAATATCGCTTGCGTGCTCCCTTACGGCCTGGAAAAGAAGCGTGTTTATGAATTTTATGATCGGGGCTTCGTCCTCGGCCTCAATCAGATCCTGAGGTTCTGTAAACTCCATTTCGGAGAGCCCGGAACCCTCGTTTATATCTTCTGAGACAACATCCTTGCCCTGTTCGTAAACCCTGTTGATGCTGTCGTTGAGCACGCGCTCAAGGGTAATATATGTTTCAAGCGAGCACCCGAAGCGGGAGCGCACTTCGTCAAGGGCATAGAGTTCCTGGGGCGGGGCGAATACGACTTTGAGCGTCCCGTTATCCTTGTTTATGGGAAGTATTCTGAATTTTTTCGCGAAACTGATCGGGAACTGTTTTATCAGTTCATAATCTATCTCGTCTTCCGGAATCGATTCGATCTTCTCGATTCCGTAGAATTCGGAAAGAACGTCAAGGGCCGGGAAATCCTTGAGTACATCTGTTTTGAGCAGTATGTCTTCGGTGTTCCGGCCGTTTTTCCCTTTCAGCTCTTCAATTCTCCCCATCACCTCGGGGTAGCGCCTGCTTATTATTTCGTCAAGAGCCTTCATTTCTTAAAAACTTCCCTATTCAAGCGTATTCAGGTCCCTTCTGTGAAGCAAGGTCTTTCTCCTCTGGTGATCCAGAAGCAACTGCTTCATGTCGCTTTCCGTCTCAACTATCCGCGGGGTAAGGAGTATCATCAAGTTGAGTTTCCTGCTCTGGTTGCGCTTGAACCTGAAGAGGTTTCCAATCAGCGGGATATCTCCAAGCAGAGGAGTCTTGTTGTGAAGCACCTCTTCTCTGTCCTGGACCAACCCGCCTATAACAAGGGTCTGTCCATTTTTGACTATAACTGACGAGTCGGCACTTC comes from the Candidatus Dadabacteria bacterium genome and includes:
- a CDS encoding general secretion pathway protein GspK; protein product: MRRADSKTAQRGIVLVIVVITIAILSTIVIDFIYSTRVSYEISANSSSDVQARHIAKSGVRVVQGVLRKKTLEDIPVIKGVLAQAIKSQNGAGGWSLSISSFPIGDGNISLEVIDERSRVNLNALVDQKSNRVDFQVRTQLNELFRFLGVETEKADLFVASLVNWLDGAVQGAGNDQDPDGATAAYYAGLENPYYIKDGLLDSVEEIRMIQGMDKDFFFKVKDYLTVYPKDKQVNFSTAPETVIMSTIKAAGVSVNERQSDYREIKDSVVRRMADEIVTRRSTKRIISASETKKILKKVDSSLKISSGISGVVLKGGKSDVYTAVSTGMVGREIPVSRQIRAVIRKNLKKKNSYPTVVSWRER
- the gspE gene encoding type II secretion system protein GspE, yielding MGRIEELKGKNGRNTEDILLKTDVLKDFPALDVLSEFYGIEKIESIPEDEIDYELIKQFPISFAKKFRILPINKDNGTLKVVFAPPQELYALDEVRSRFGCSLETYITLERVLNDSINRVYEQGKDVVSEDINEGSGLSEMEFTEPQDLIEAEDEAPIIKFINTLLFQAVREHASDIHIECFEKEVLVRFRKDGILHDVTKVPKTVQSSVISRVKIMSELDIAEKRKPQDGSIRLKIGGRDIDVRVSTVPTSWGESVVMRLLYRSSVLMSFEQLGLEGKKLELVESLTQRPHGIILVTGPTGSGKTTSLYAALQRINLPDKKIITVEDPVEYQIQGINQIQVNTKVDLTFANGLRSILRQDPDVILVGEIRDRETADISMNASLTGHLVFSTLHTNDSVSAVTRLADMGVESFLIASTLSAVIAQRLVRILCEQCKEQYVPIDEELSRIGLARESCPEGKIYRAKGCQECMGTGFSGRIAIFEILLIDDELKNTVLTHPDSATLKEKALRNGLVTLRMDGADKVAKGITSIDEVLRVTEEELAET
- the gspF gene encoding type II secretion system protein GspF is translated as MPVYNYKAINDKGESVRGVISAESVKIASDKLRKGGVYLSSIKEATGSRRSSISLPWTGVSTSELAVMTRQFSTLVSSGLPLETSLVALYEQTDDQKLKEILSQVRSRVSEGSSLHVALEEHKNVFSDLYVSMVRAGEASGTLDVVLDRLADFLEKQQELNSKIRGAMIYPAIMFIVGLGVLVFMMTFVIPKVADIFEASNKALPFVTVVLIGASDFLRENFALILVFMAVVFFFAHRYVKTPSGKKVYDRFSLRVPVFGKMSSKVMISRFTRTLSTLLSSGIPLLESVKVSESVLGNSLYVENIKDVRVKVAEGAAFGSSLGQTGIFPPLVVRMVSVGEEAGKIEDMLSKVADMYDTEVDGMLSTLTSLLEPVMILIMGVVMGFIVFAILLPVLNLTSVIN
- the gspG gene encoding type II secretion system protein GspG; amino-acid sequence: MRSQMGFTLIEIMVVVLIIAGLAYIVGTNVIGQGERAKEKQAMIQIRQFEQALQLFKFDNGFYPETQQGLRALVEPVTVGREARRWRRYLESAGVPLDPWGNEFVYFGTDQTEDGLYYIRSNGPDGVGNSDDDLSSRDR
- a CDS encoding prepilin-type N-terminal cleavage/methylation domain-containing protein, whose translation is MRRKSAGFTLIELMVVVFLLGAFFSVAMPRVFKTDDMNLRSASRGLVTTIRYLYSRSIFEKRIYKLSFDIDAGEYWAEVLEGNQFQAREDSGYGRRNLPNGVFFNDIQTERTQGKVGSGRDAFILFLPTGIVDSAVIHLRTGEDNFFTLSTNPYTGATKVFDRYVEFNNRLQSVTEQ
- a CDS encoding prepilin-type N-terminal cleavage/methylation domain-containing protein, which produces MTGRKAMKSTSSIRDDKSGFTLIEVLIAVTITVIVLTMLYSSFSQLITAKRRVETENELIQETNTILLKMRHDLVNAFPRGNINAGTSSSTYRYFTGRLEGENSRIVFTSFAKDPTHYSTQSGQSEISYYVLPLRGERENMFALMRKDNYWIGNDEAGAAYPLSERVLSFRVNFLSGRSLNSASEQRVWEWDSSVMRGFPGAVQIQIVLVGDRGQEEVHSMIVAIPVAD